A single Scleropages formosus chromosome 4, fSclFor1.1, whole genome shotgun sequence DNA region contains:
- the papolg gene encoding poly(A) polymerase gamma isoform X3 has translation MKEMSVCGNGTVGGQPPLKHYGITSSISLALPGETDHLLTQRLVEAMKLFGVFEDEEELNHRLEVLGKLNLFVKEWIKEISKTKNLPLSASVSGKIFTFGSFRLGVHTKGADIDALCVAPRHVERADFFLFFFEKLKKHEEIKELRAVEDAFVPVIKFKFYGIEIDLLFARLALHTIPDHLDLRGDFLLRNLDIRCIRSLNGCRVTDEILHLVPNKENFRLTLRAIKLWAKRRGIYSNVLGFLGGVSWAMLVARTCQLYPNAIAATLVYKFFLIFSKWEWPNPVLLKQPEESHLNLPVWDPRVNPADRYHLMPIITPAYPQQNSTYNVSTSTRAIVTEEFKYGLSVTEDILLGKADWSRLFEPPNFFQKYKHYIVLTASASTEESHLEWIGLVESKIRVLVASLERNEYITLAHVNPQSFPGSKDESDFVSMWFIGIIFKKVENAESMNIDLTGDIQAFTDTVYRQASNVNMLKDGMKIDAMHVKKRQLHQYLPPEVVQKKKKSIAEVSRGCGTGGPKRSSLDGSRLDSSQDTDCGTPFTSPTSASRPAATTSSSPPLLWMDSPPGRETAHPKVERGSSVPVMVSGPTAPPNTAGIIPLVVDRTSVLCPNPQTSLHNAAELLSVDDCAFRETSLSPSEGQEQGVRAVQGGLSGTKAMPILTICTSRTQRLSSKELPDPLSPIPTRTLRVVKNAIKITLNR, from the exons ATGAAGGAGATGTCGGT GTGCGGGAACGGCACGGTTGGCGGGCAGCCTCCCCTGAAGCACTACGGCATCACTTCTTCCATCAGCCTGGCGCTTCCCGGTGAGACGGATCACCTGTTAACCCAGAGGCTCGTAGAAGCCATGAAACTCTTTGGTGTCTTTGAGGACGAGGAGGAGCTGAACCACAG GTTGGAGGTTCTGGGCAAACTGAACTTGTTTGTGAAGGAGTGGATAAAGGAGATCAGTAAAACTAAG AACCTCCCGCTGTCTGCCAGTGTCAGTGGCAAGATCTTTACGTTTGGATCTTTCCGGCTTGGAgtgcacacaaaag GCGCGGACATCGATGCTCTGTGTGTGGCTCCCCGACACGTGGAGAGGGCCgacttcttcctcttcttctttgagaagctgaagaagcaCGAGGAGATCAAGGAGTtgcga GCTGTGGAAGATGCCTTCGTTCCAGTTATCAAATTCAAGTTTTATGGGATCGAG ATCGACCTCCTCTTTGCCAGGCTTGCTCTCCATACCATTCCTGACCATCTGGATCTGAGGGGAGACTTCCTGCTGAGGAACCTAGACATACGATGTATTCGCAGCCTCAACG GCTGCAGAGTCACTGACGAAATCCTGCACTTGGTGCCAAACAAGGAGAACTTCCGCCTCACACTGCGGGCCATCAAGCTGTGGGCCAAAC GACGTGGGATCTACTCGAATGTGCTCGGCTTCCTGGGGGGTGTGTCCTGGGCGATGCTTGTGGCACGAACCTGCCAGCTGTATCCCAATGCCATCGCTGCAACTCTGGTCTACAAGttcttcctcatcttctcaAAGTG GGAGTGGCCTAATCCTGTGCTTCTGAAGCAGCCTGAGGAGAGTCACCTGAACCTGCCTGTCTGGGACCCACGA GTGAACCCTGCAGACAGGTACCATCTGATGCCCATCATCACTCCTGCTTACCCACAGCAGAACTCCACCTACAATGTGTCCACCTCCACACGCGCCATCGTGACTGAGGAGTTCAAATATG GTCTCAGTGTCACAGAGGACATTCTCCTCGGCAAAGCTGACTGGTCGAGACTTTTTGAGCCTCCAAACTTTTTCCAGAAATACAA ACACTACATAGTCCTGACGGCCAGTGCGTCCACAGAGGAAAGCCATTTGGAGTG GATCGGTCTCGTAGAATCAAAGATCCGAGTTCTGGTGGCCAGTTTGGAAAGGAATGAGTACATCACCCTGGCCCATGTGAATCCACAGTCTTTCCCTGGCTCCAAGGACGA AAGTGATTTTGTCTCGATGTGGTTCATTGGAATCATCTTCAAGAAGGTGGAAAATGCGGAGAGCATGAACATCGATTTGACCGGTGACATCCAGGCCTTCACAGACACGG TGTACAGACAGGCCAGCAACGTGAACATGCTGAAGGATGGCATGAAGATCGATGCAATGCACGTGAAGAAGAGGCAGCTCCACCAGTATTTGCCCCCAGAGGTagtgcagaagaagaagaag AGCATTGCGGAGGTGAGCCGCGGTTGCGGAACGGGGGGTCCCAAGCGTTCCTCCTTGGACGGGAGCCGACTGGACAGCTCACAGGACACCGACTGTGGGACGCCCTTCACTTCGCCCACCTCGGCAAGCCGACCCGCTGCCACCACTAGCAG TTCCCCGCCCCTACTGTGGATGGACAGCCCACCAGGCAGGGAGACGGCCCATCCAAAGGTTGAGCGGGGATCATCTGTCCCGGTGATGGTGTCCG GACCTACAGCACCCCCCAATACTGCTGGCATCATCCCCCTAGTGGTGGACAGGACTTCAGTTTTGTGCCCAAACCCACAGACAAGCCTGCACAATGCAGCAGAG CTGCTGTCTGTGGACGACTGCGCGTTCAGAGAGACGTCCCTGTCACCCAGCGAAGGGCAGGAGCAGGGTGTCCGGGCTGTG CAGGGGGGTCTCAGTGGGACTAAAGCAATGCCAATCTTGACCATCTGCACATCTAGAACACAG AGGCTGTCCAGCAAGGAGCTGCCAGACCCTTTGTCCCCCATCCCCACCAGGACCCTCCGCGTAGTGAAGAACGCCATTAAGATCACGCTCAACCGGTAG
- the papolg gene encoding poly(A) polymerase gamma isoform X4, giving the protein MKEMSVCGNGTVGGQPPLKHYGITSSISLALPGETDHLLTQRLVEAMKLFGVFEDEEELNHRLEVLGKLNLFVKEWIKEISKTKNLPLSASVSGKIFTFGSFRLGVHTKGADIDALCVAPRHVERADFFLFFFEKLKKHEEIKELRAVEDAFVPVIKFKFYGIEIDLLFARLALHTIPDHLDLRGDFLLRNLDIRCIRSLNGCRVTDEILHLVPNKENFRLTLRAIKLWAKRRGIYSNVLGFLGGVSWAMLVARTCQLYPNAIAATLVYKFFLIFSKWEWPNPVLLKQPEESHLNLPVWDPRVNPADRYHLMPIITPAYPQQNSTYNVSTSTRAIVTEEFKYGTRQGIVGRRTRLPWSAWALSQRTWTLHSPDGQCVHRGKPFGVVSVSRRCGPHTPVLHWQFVITLNFLSFRFLPSEMRLCV; this is encoded by the exons ATGAAGGAGATGTCGGT GTGCGGGAACGGCACGGTTGGCGGGCAGCCTCCCCTGAAGCACTACGGCATCACTTCTTCCATCAGCCTGGCGCTTCCCGGTGAGACGGATCACCTGTTAACCCAGAGGCTCGTAGAAGCCATGAAACTCTTTGGTGTCTTTGAGGACGAGGAGGAGCTGAACCACAG GTTGGAGGTTCTGGGCAAACTGAACTTGTTTGTGAAGGAGTGGATAAAGGAGATCAGTAAAACTAAG AACCTCCCGCTGTCTGCCAGTGTCAGTGGCAAGATCTTTACGTTTGGATCTTTCCGGCTTGGAgtgcacacaaaag GCGCGGACATCGATGCTCTGTGTGTGGCTCCCCGACACGTGGAGAGGGCCgacttcttcctcttcttctttgagaagctgaagaagcaCGAGGAGATCAAGGAGTtgcga GCTGTGGAAGATGCCTTCGTTCCAGTTATCAAATTCAAGTTTTATGGGATCGAG ATCGACCTCCTCTTTGCCAGGCTTGCTCTCCATACCATTCCTGACCATCTGGATCTGAGGGGAGACTTCCTGCTGAGGAACCTAGACATACGATGTATTCGCAGCCTCAACG GCTGCAGAGTCACTGACGAAATCCTGCACTTGGTGCCAAACAAGGAGAACTTCCGCCTCACACTGCGGGCCATCAAGCTGTGGGCCAAAC GACGTGGGATCTACTCGAATGTGCTCGGCTTCCTGGGGGGTGTGTCCTGGGCGATGCTTGTGGCACGAACCTGCCAGCTGTATCCCAATGCCATCGCTGCAACTCTGGTCTACAAGttcttcctcatcttctcaAAGTG GGAGTGGCCTAATCCTGTGCTTCTGAAGCAGCCTGAGGAGAGTCACCTGAACCTGCCTGTCTGGGACCCACGA GTGAACCCTGCAGACAGGTACCATCTGATGCCCATCATCACTCCTGCTTACCCACAGCAGAACTCCACCTACAATGTGTCCACCTCCACACGCGCCATCGTGACTGAGGAGTTCAAATATGGTACAAGgcagggcattgtgggaagaAGGACCCGACTGCCGTGGTCAGCCTGGGCTCTCTCGCAGAGGACTTGG ACACTACATAGTCCTGACGGCCAGTGCGTCCACAGAGGAAAGCCATTTGGAGTGGTGAGTGTATCTCGGCGCTGTGGTCCCCACACACCTGTCCTCCACTGGCAATTCGTCATAACTCTTAACTTCCTTTCTTTTCGCTTCTTACCTAGTGAAATGCGTCTGTGTGTTTAG
- the papolg gene encoding poly(A) polymerase gamma isoform X2, producing the protein MKEMSVCGNGTVGGQPPLKHYGITSSISLALPGETDHLLTQRLVEAMKLFGVFEDEEELNHRLEVLGKLNLFVKEWIKEISKTKNLPLSASVSGKIFTFGSFRLGVHTKGADIDALCVAPRHVERADFFLFFFEKLKKHEEIKELRAVEDAFVPVIKFKFYGIEIDLLFARLALHTIPDHLDLRGDFLLRNLDIRCIRSLNGCRVTDEILHLVPNKENFRLTLRAIKLWAKRRGIYSNVLGFLGGVSWAMLVARTCQLYPNAIAATLVYKFFLIFSKWEWPNPVLLKQPEESHLNLPVWDPRVNPADRYHLMPIITPAYPQQNSTYNVSTSTRAIVTEEFKYGLSVTEDILLGKADWSRLFEPPNFFQKYKHYIVLTASASTEESHLEWIGLVESKIRVLVASLERNEYITLAHVNPQSFPGSKDESDFVSMWFIGIIFKKVENAESMNIDLTGDIQAFTDTVYRQASNVNMLKDGMKIDAMHVKKRQLHQYLPPEVVQKKKKSIAEVSRGCGTGGPKRSSLDGSRLDSSQDTDCGTPFTSPTSASRPAATTSSSPPLLWMDSPPGRETAHPKVERGSSVPVMVSGPTAPPNTAGIIPLVVDRTSVLCPNPQTSLHNAAEVTASGSASKRPHSPLLGDSSRKLKDTAKLLSVDDCAFRETSLSPSEGQEQGVRAVGGLSGTKAMPILTICTSRTQRLSSKELPDPLSPIPTRTLRVVKNAIKITLNR; encoded by the exons ATGAAGGAGATGTCGGT GTGCGGGAACGGCACGGTTGGCGGGCAGCCTCCCCTGAAGCACTACGGCATCACTTCTTCCATCAGCCTGGCGCTTCCCGGTGAGACGGATCACCTGTTAACCCAGAGGCTCGTAGAAGCCATGAAACTCTTTGGTGTCTTTGAGGACGAGGAGGAGCTGAACCACAG GTTGGAGGTTCTGGGCAAACTGAACTTGTTTGTGAAGGAGTGGATAAAGGAGATCAGTAAAACTAAG AACCTCCCGCTGTCTGCCAGTGTCAGTGGCAAGATCTTTACGTTTGGATCTTTCCGGCTTGGAgtgcacacaaaag GCGCGGACATCGATGCTCTGTGTGTGGCTCCCCGACACGTGGAGAGGGCCgacttcttcctcttcttctttgagaagctgaagaagcaCGAGGAGATCAAGGAGTtgcga GCTGTGGAAGATGCCTTCGTTCCAGTTATCAAATTCAAGTTTTATGGGATCGAG ATCGACCTCCTCTTTGCCAGGCTTGCTCTCCATACCATTCCTGACCATCTGGATCTGAGGGGAGACTTCCTGCTGAGGAACCTAGACATACGATGTATTCGCAGCCTCAACG GCTGCAGAGTCACTGACGAAATCCTGCACTTGGTGCCAAACAAGGAGAACTTCCGCCTCACACTGCGGGCCATCAAGCTGTGGGCCAAAC GACGTGGGATCTACTCGAATGTGCTCGGCTTCCTGGGGGGTGTGTCCTGGGCGATGCTTGTGGCACGAACCTGCCAGCTGTATCCCAATGCCATCGCTGCAACTCTGGTCTACAAGttcttcctcatcttctcaAAGTG GGAGTGGCCTAATCCTGTGCTTCTGAAGCAGCCTGAGGAGAGTCACCTGAACCTGCCTGTCTGGGACCCACGA GTGAACCCTGCAGACAGGTACCATCTGATGCCCATCATCACTCCTGCTTACCCACAGCAGAACTCCACCTACAATGTGTCCACCTCCACACGCGCCATCGTGACTGAGGAGTTCAAATATG GTCTCAGTGTCACAGAGGACATTCTCCTCGGCAAAGCTGACTGGTCGAGACTTTTTGAGCCTCCAAACTTTTTCCAGAAATACAA ACACTACATAGTCCTGACGGCCAGTGCGTCCACAGAGGAAAGCCATTTGGAGTG GATCGGTCTCGTAGAATCAAAGATCCGAGTTCTGGTGGCCAGTTTGGAAAGGAATGAGTACATCACCCTGGCCCATGTGAATCCACAGTCTTTCCCTGGCTCCAAGGACGA AAGTGATTTTGTCTCGATGTGGTTCATTGGAATCATCTTCAAGAAGGTGGAAAATGCGGAGAGCATGAACATCGATTTGACCGGTGACATCCAGGCCTTCACAGACACGG TGTACAGACAGGCCAGCAACGTGAACATGCTGAAGGATGGCATGAAGATCGATGCAATGCACGTGAAGAAGAGGCAGCTCCACCAGTATTTGCCCCCAGAGGTagtgcagaagaagaagaag AGCATTGCGGAGGTGAGCCGCGGTTGCGGAACGGGGGGTCCCAAGCGTTCCTCCTTGGACGGGAGCCGACTGGACAGCTCACAGGACACCGACTGTGGGACGCCCTTCACTTCGCCCACCTCGGCAAGCCGACCCGCTGCCACCACTAGCAG TTCCCCGCCCCTACTGTGGATGGACAGCCCACCAGGCAGGGAGACGGCCCATCCAAAGGTTGAGCGGGGATCATCTGTCCCGGTGATGGTGTCCG GACCTACAGCACCCCCCAATACTGCTGGCATCATCCCCCTAGTGGTGGACAGGACTTCAGTTTTGTGCCCAAACCCACAGACAAGCCTGCACAATGCAGCAGAGGTGACTGCCAGTGGCTCTGCCTCCAAGAGGCCTCACTCCCCACTTCTGGGAGACTCTTCCAGGAAGCTCAAAGACACAGCGAAG CTGCTGTCTGTGGACGACTGCGCGTTCAGAGAGACGTCCCTGTCACCCAGCGAAGGGCAGGAGCAGGGTGTCCGGGCTGTG GGGGGTCTCAGTGGGACTAAAGCAATGCCAATCTTGACCATCTGCACATCTAGAACACAG AGGCTGTCCAGCAAGGAGCTGCCAGACCCTTTGTCCCCCATCCCCACCAGGACCCTCCGCGTAGTGAAGAACGCCATTAAGATCACGCTCAACCGGTAG
- the papolg gene encoding poly(A) polymerase gamma isoform X1: MKEMSVCGNGTVGGQPPLKHYGITSSISLALPGETDHLLTQRLVEAMKLFGVFEDEEELNHRLEVLGKLNLFVKEWIKEISKTKNLPLSASVSGKIFTFGSFRLGVHTKGADIDALCVAPRHVERADFFLFFFEKLKKHEEIKELRAVEDAFVPVIKFKFYGIEIDLLFARLALHTIPDHLDLRGDFLLRNLDIRCIRSLNGCRVTDEILHLVPNKENFRLTLRAIKLWAKRRGIYSNVLGFLGGVSWAMLVARTCQLYPNAIAATLVYKFFLIFSKWEWPNPVLLKQPEESHLNLPVWDPRVNPADRYHLMPIITPAYPQQNSTYNVSTSTRAIVTEEFKYGLSVTEDILLGKADWSRLFEPPNFFQKYKHYIVLTASASTEESHLEWIGLVESKIRVLVASLERNEYITLAHVNPQSFPGSKDESDFVSMWFIGIIFKKVENAESMNIDLTGDIQAFTDTVYRQASNVNMLKDGMKIDAMHVKKRQLHQYLPPEVVQKKKKSIAEVSRGCGTGGPKRSSLDGSRLDSSQDTDCGTPFTSPTSASRPAATTSSSPPLLWMDSPPGRETAHPKVERGSSVPVMVSGPTAPPNTAGIIPLVVDRTSVLCPNPQTSLHNAAEVTASGSASKRPHSPLLGDSSRKLKDTAKLLSVDDCAFRETSLSPSEGQEQGVRAVQGGLSGTKAMPILTICTSRTQRLSSKELPDPLSPIPTRTLRVVKNAIKITLNR; the protein is encoded by the exons ATGAAGGAGATGTCGGT GTGCGGGAACGGCACGGTTGGCGGGCAGCCTCCCCTGAAGCACTACGGCATCACTTCTTCCATCAGCCTGGCGCTTCCCGGTGAGACGGATCACCTGTTAACCCAGAGGCTCGTAGAAGCCATGAAACTCTTTGGTGTCTTTGAGGACGAGGAGGAGCTGAACCACAG GTTGGAGGTTCTGGGCAAACTGAACTTGTTTGTGAAGGAGTGGATAAAGGAGATCAGTAAAACTAAG AACCTCCCGCTGTCTGCCAGTGTCAGTGGCAAGATCTTTACGTTTGGATCTTTCCGGCTTGGAgtgcacacaaaag GCGCGGACATCGATGCTCTGTGTGTGGCTCCCCGACACGTGGAGAGGGCCgacttcttcctcttcttctttgagaagctgaagaagcaCGAGGAGATCAAGGAGTtgcga GCTGTGGAAGATGCCTTCGTTCCAGTTATCAAATTCAAGTTTTATGGGATCGAG ATCGACCTCCTCTTTGCCAGGCTTGCTCTCCATACCATTCCTGACCATCTGGATCTGAGGGGAGACTTCCTGCTGAGGAACCTAGACATACGATGTATTCGCAGCCTCAACG GCTGCAGAGTCACTGACGAAATCCTGCACTTGGTGCCAAACAAGGAGAACTTCCGCCTCACACTGCGGGCCATCAAGCTGTGGGCCAAAC GACGTGGGATCTACTCGAATGTGCTCGGCTTCCTGGGGGGTGTGTCCTGGGCGATGCTTGTGGCACGAACCTGCCAGCTGTATCCCAATGCCATCGCTGCAACTCTGGTCTACAAGttcttcctcatcttctcaAAGTG GGAGTGGCCTAATCCTGTGCTTCTGAAGCAGCCTGAGGAGAGTCACCTGAACCTGCCTGTCTGGGACCCACGA GTGAACCCTGCAGACAGGTACCATCTGATGCCCATCATCACTCCTGCTTACCCACAGCAGAACTCCACCTACAATGTGTCCACCTCCACACGCGCCATCGTGACTGAGGAGTTCAAATATG GTCTCAGTGTCACAGAGGACATTCTCCTCGGCAAAGCTGACTGGTCGAGACTTTTTGAGCCTCCAAACTTTTTCCAGAAATACAA ACACTACATAGTCCTGACGGCCAGTGCGTCCACAGAGGAAAGCCATTTGGAGTG GATCGGTCTCGTAGAATCAAAGATCCGAGTTCTGGTGGCCAGTTTGGAAAGGAATGAGTACATCACCCTGGCCCATGTGAATCCACAGTCTTTCCCTGGCTCCAAGGACGA AAGTGATTTTGTCTCGATGTGGTTCATTGGAATCATCTTCAAGAAGGTGGAAAATGCGGAGAGCATGAACATCGATTTGACCGGTGACATCCAGGCCTTCACAGACACGG TGTACAGACAGGCCAGCAACGTGAACATGCTGAAGGATGGCATGAAGATCGATGCAATGCACGTGAAGAAGAGGCAGCTCCACCAGTATTTGCCCCCAGAGGTagtgcagaagaagaagaag AGCATTGCGGAGGTGAGCCGCGGTTGCGGAACGGGGGGTCCCAAGCGTTCCTCCTTGGACGGGAGCCGACTGGACAGCTCACAGGACACCGACTGTGGGACGCCCTTCACTTCGCCCACCTCGGCAAGCCGACCCGCTGCCACCACTAGCAG TTCCCCGCCCCTACTGTGGATGGACAGCCCACCAGGCAGGGAGACGGCCCATCCAAAGGTTGAGCGGGGATCATCTGTCCCGGTGATGGTGTCCG GACCTACAGCACCCCCCAATACTGCTGGCATCATCCCCCTAGTGGTGGACAGGACTTCAGTTTTGTGCCCAAACCCACAGACAAGCCTGCACAATGCAGCAGAGGTGACTGCCAGTGGCTCTGCCTCCAAGAGGCCTCACTCCCCACTTCTGGGAGACTCTTCCAGGAAGCTCAAAGACACAGCGAAG CTGCTGTCTGTGGACGACTGCGCGTTCAGAGAGACGTCCCTGTCACCCAGCGAAGGGCAGGAGCAGGGTGTCCGGGCTGTG CAGGGGGGTCTCAGTGGGACTAAAGCAATGCCAATCTTGACCATCTGCACATCTAGAACACAG AGGCTGTCCAGCAAGGAGCTGCCAGACCCTTTGTCCCCCATCCCCACCAGGACCCTCCGCGTAGTGAAGAACGCCATTAAGATCACGCTCAACCGGTAG
- the papolg gene encoding poly(A) polymerase gamma isoform X5, with the protein MKEMSVCGNGTVGGQPPLKHYGITSSISLALPGETDHLLTQRLVEAMKLFGVFEDEEELNHRLEVLGKLNLFVKEWIKEISKTKNLPLSASVSGKIFTFGSFRLGVHTKGADIDALCVAPRHVERADFFLFFFEKLKKHEEIKELRAVEDAFVPVIKFKFYGIEIDLLFARLALHTIPDHLDLRGDFLLRNLDIRCIRSLNGCRVTDEILHLVPNKENFRLTLRAIKLWAKRRGIYSNVLGFLGGVSWAMLVARTCQLYPNAIAATLVYKFFLIFSKWEWPNPVLLKQPEESHLNLPVWDPRVNPADRYHLMPIITPAYPQQNSTYNVSTSTRAIVTEEFKYGTRQGIVGRRTRLPWSAWALSQRTWTLHSPDGQCVHRGKPFGVDRSRRIKDPSSGGQFGKE; encoded by the exons ATGAAGGAGATGTCGGT GTGCGGGAACGGCACGGTTGGCGGGCAGCCTCCCCTGAAGCACTACGGCATCACTTCTTCCATCAGCCTGGCGCTTCCCGGTGAGACGGATCACCTGTTAACCCAGAGGCTCGTAGAAGCCATGAAACTCTTTGGTGTCTTTGAGGACGAGGAGGAGCTGAACCACAG GTTGGAGGTTCTGGGCAAACTGAACTTGTTTGTGAAGGAGTGGATAAAGGAGATCAGTAAAACTAAG AACCTCCCGCTGTCTGCCAGTGTCAGTGGCAAGATCTTTACGTTTGGATCTTTCCGGCTTGGAgtgcacacaaaag GCGCGGACATCGATGCTCTGTGTGTGGCTCCCCGACACGTGGAGAGGGCCgacttcttcctcttcttctttgagaagctgaagaagcaCGAGGAGATCAAGGAGTtgcga GCTGTGGAAGATGCCTTCGTTCCAGTTATCAAATTCAAGTTTTATGGGATCGAG ATCGACCTCCTCTTTGCCAGGCTTGCTCTCCATACCATTCCTGACCATCTGGATCTGAGGGGAGACTTCCTGCTGAGGAACCTAGACATACGATGTATTCGCAGCCTCAACG GCTGCAGAGTCACTGACGAAATCCTGCACTTGGTGCCAAACAAGGAGAACTTCCGCCTCACACTGCGGGCCATCAAGCTGTGGGCCAAAC GACGTGGGATCTACTCGAATGTGCTCGGCTTCCTGGGGGGTGTGTCCTGGGCGATGCTTGTGGCACGAACCTGCCAGCTGTATCCCAATGCCATCGCTGCAACTCTGGTCTACAAGttcttcctcatcttctcaAAGTG GGAGTGGCCTAATCCTGTGCTTCTGAAGCAGCCTGAGGAGAGTCACCTGAACCTGCCTGTCTGGGACCCACGA GTGAACCCTGCAGACAGGTACCATCTGATGCCCATCATCACTCCTGCTTACCCACAGCAGAACTCCACCTACAATGTGTCCACCTCCACACGCGCCATCGTGACTGAGGAGTTCAAATATGGTACAAGgcagggcattgtgggaagaAGGACCCGACTGCCGTGGTCAGCCTGGGCTCTCTCGCAGAGGACTTGG ACACTACATAGTCCTGACGGCCAGTGCGTCCACAGAGGAAAGCCATTTGGAGTG GATCGGTCTCGTAGAATCAAAGATCCGAGTTCTGGTGGCCAGTTTGGAAAGGAATGA
- the papolg gene encoding poly(A) polymerase gamma isoform X6: MKEMSVCGNGTVGGQPPLKHYGITSSISLALPGETDHLLTQRLVEAMKLFGVFEDEEELNHRLEVLGKLNLFVKEWIKEISKTKNLPLSASVSGKIFTFGSFRLGVHTKGADIDALCVAPRHVERADFFLFFFEKLKKHEEIKELRAVEDAFVPVIKFKFYGIEIDLLFARLALHTIPDHLDLRGDFLLRNLDIRCIRSLNGCRVTDEILHLVPNKENFRLTLRAIKLWAKRRGIYSNVLGFLGGVSWAMLVARTCQLYPNAIAATLVYKFFLIFSKWEWPNPVLLKQPEESHLNLPVWDPRVNPADRYHLMPIITPAYPQQNSTYNVSTSTRAIVTEEFKYGLSVTEDILLGKADWSRLFEPPNFFQKYKNTVAENVCAVHLLTVVVS, encoded by the exons ATGAAGGAGATGTCGGT GTGCGGGAACGGCACGGTTGGCGGGCAGCCTCCCCTGAAGCACTACGGCATCACTTCTTCCATCAGCCTGGCGCTTCCCGGTGAGACGGATCACCTGTTAACCCAGAGGCTCGTAGAAGCCATGAAACTCTTTGGTGTCTTTGAGGACGAGGAGGAGCTGAACCACAG GTTGGAGGTTCTGGGCAAACTGAACTTGTTTGTGAAGGAGTGGATAAAGGAGATCAGTAAAACTAAG AACCTCCCGCTGTCTGCCAGTGTCAGTGGCAAGATCTTTACGTTTGGATCTTTCCGGCTTGGAgtgcacacaaaag GCGCGGACATCGATGCTCTGTGTGTGGCTCCCCGACACGTGGAGAGGGCCgacttcttcctcttcttctttgagaagctgaagaagcaCGAGGAGATCAAGGAGTtgcga GCTGTGGAAGATGCCTTCGTTCCAGTTATCAAATTCAAGTTTTATGGGATCGAG ATCGACCTCCTCTTTGCCAGGCTTGCTCTCCATACCATTCCTGACCATCTGGATCTGAGGGGAGACTTCCTGCTGAGGAACCTAGACATACGATGTATTCGCAGCCTCAACG GCTGCAGAGTCACTGACGAAATCCTGCACTTGGTGCCAAACAAGGAGAACTTCCGCCTCACACTGCGGGCCATCAAGCTGTGGGCCAAAC GACGTGGGATCTACTCGAATGTGCTCGGCTTCCTGGGGGGTGTGTCCTGGGCGATGCTTGTGGCACGAACCTGCCAGCTGTATCCCAATGCCATCGCTGCAACTCTGGTCTACAAGttcttcctcatcttctcaAAGTG GGAGTGGCCTAATCCTGTGCTTCTGAAGCAGCCTGAGGAGAGTCACCTGAACCTGCCTGTCTGGGACCCACGA GTGAACCCTGCAGACAGGTACCATCTGATGCCCATCATCACTCCTGCTTACCCACAGCAGAACTCCACCTACAATGTGTCCACCTCCACACGCGCCATCGTGACTGAGGAGTTCAAATATG GTCTCAGTGTCACAGAGGACATTCTCCTCGGCAAAGCTGACTGGTCGAGACTTTTTGAGCCTCCAAACTTTTTCCAGAAATACAA AAACACGGTAGCTGAGAATGTCTGTGCAGTGCACCTCCTCACTGTCGTCGTTTCCTGA